From a region of the Saccharomycodes ludwigii strain NBRC 1722 chromosome VII, whole genome shotgun sequence genome:
- the IRC22 gene encoding Irc22p (similar to Saccharomyces cerevisiae YEL001C | IRC22 | Increased Recombination Centers), giving the protein MRLGSLLLVLTSCFVGKALGQQVEEEVAPLENFKLEDKSIESEQTVEEGPQTINFDIQWEILNSDEDGLTAPMEFYNKDRALLSYNFTNFEDFNVSIIGVSGSIIDARTRQQVANITAASIEKVFAPINESVSFNQELEFNLPEGLFYILPGIHVEDQTGDEKVVSVQPKIVRIEPELISIFNIQFLTAFVTFLAMIYGGYYFLVVKAEPSVDKRQLKEKSRNIKVDQSWLPQEYKK; this is encoded by the coding sequence ATGAGATTGGGTTccttattattagtattgaCATCATGTTTCGTGGGAAAAGCACTTGGTCAACAAGTAGAAGAAGAGGTTGCTCCATTggaaaatttcaaattggAAGATAAATCGATTGAGTCAGAACAAACAGTTGAAGAAGGACCACAGACAATCAACTTTGATATTCAATGGGAAATTTTGAATAGTGATGAGGATGGTTTGACTGCTCCTATGGAATTTTACAATAAGGATCGAGCCCTTTTAAGCTATAATTTCACTAACTTTGAAGACTTCAATGTTAGCATCATTGGTGTTAGTGGATCTATTATTGACGCTAGAACCAGACAACAAGTTGCCAATATCACAGCAGCCTCTattgaaaaagtttttgcTCCTATCAACGAAAGTGTCTCCTTTAATCAAGAATTAGAATTTAATTTACCAGAAGGTTTATTTTACATTCTACCTGGTATTCATGTTGAAGATCAAACCGGTGATGAAAAAGTTGTTAGTGTCCAACCAAAAATCGTTAGAATAGAACCTGAGctaatttccatttttaatatccaATTTTTAACTGCTTTTGTCACTTTTCTTGCTATGATTTACGgtggttattattttttggttgTTAAGGCTGAGCCATCTGTTGATAAGAGACAATTGAAGGAAAAGTCTAGAAACATTAAAGTTGATCAATCATGGTTGCCTCAAGAATACAAGAAATag
- the INP51 gene encoding phosphoinositide 5-phosphatase INP51 (similar to Saccharomyces cerevisiae YIL002C | INP51 | INositol polyphosphate 5-Phosphatase), whose protein sequence is MKLYVKTSGRELALLSNGYVLVFKTANTKNTGRNSSKKSSNLPQQQKTVIVESLPINELKEKGFTEIVHMVFEGFLGLLCVKDNIYLCLIRTIQETAHPRWKLNPETNIVEPIERVNQILSVDFFCLTTSLYDYVMYPNIEQHSEKLYADHPCHSLRKLLCDGSFYYSRDFDLTNTLQERGLISNMDYIVEKFEERYVWNINMISEMIQFRSRVTPNEKEFLDKGKFITFVIRGFCKTKLSEISVDPVCVTIISKLSTENRRNLFGLSGIDPGGNVSNFAETEVIVSTEAYTFAYTMNSGNVPLSWDVSEGQILHNKKIKLNKSPEYTQSAFDKHFDRLMSKYGVVSVVNLVKPKSDSQDILGHAYKECADHKGLRFTNVEYSSDILTKFTHKLLYYLKQDIYEFGALVYDVNRGIYIGKQTGVIRISAFNSIKRPCLVEKCVSEEVIELAFNEVDDAELPNDFHTMYERLWKEAIYFLNQIYNQSVKNSSKYQRLYHRLLSSTYKITLYDPLHTYILNYLKTRKEEFLYNKEIRIFAGTFNVGGRIYKGDLDEWLFPNITTADEMSDIYAIGFEEVVELSPGQMLITDPFVKPFWEKDILKHLNSRNCSDSNKYISLWSGQLGGVLLMVFIREDESMNVRHIEGDVKKTGFGGMSANKGAVAVSFSYSTTKFCFIVAHLAAGLDNVEQRHNDYKTINKNIRFARGITIKDHDAIIWMGDFNYRISMSNESTRKLVSEGKYSVLFEKDQLNQQMIAGESFPYFNEMEIRFPPTYKFDPGTSNYDTSEKNRIPAWTDRVLSRGDILQQNSYGCAENIMFSDHRPVYSTFTSKVVIVNEALKTKLADEIYSKLQVELINLSIDEKWALLQNAENTETLINNEHNNLYLNDDGGNSTDNFMASSYSLNEMLAAGGGGGGGGGGGGGVNVISNGTNNKKSSNTTNIAPGVGANMSTSTSIGTKKGSKKLPPPSTDTWKWWMGNGKQSSIMFDVDSNKYMINPKRGINPFDPEDDNDPFFVSRIDAMKPGEYGKDEVYSNGKHVSMLNNGGTAKEHAEIGCSGDNDEEGNKDNENGGGDGVENLTKNIVNNVRTEASIDETNSGKDRSTQNTNCNANQHEDALTQICNNNNTNNTNNTNNNIGTHTLDPYKSQNTFLIR, encoded by the coding sequence ATGAAACTATATGTCAAAACATCTGGTAGAGAATTGGCACTATTATCGAACGGTTATGTACTAGTATTTAAAACCGCCAACACAAAAAATACTGGGAGAAACAGCAGTAAAAAGTCCAGCAATTTACCCCAACAGCAAAAAACGGTCATTGTTGAATCTCTACCCATAAATGagttaaaagaaaaaggtttTACAGAAATTGTACATATGGTCTTTGAAGGTTTTTTGGGTTTACTATGCGTAAAAGATAATATCTATTTATGTCTAATAAGGACAATACAGGAAACAGCACATCCCAGATGGAAGTTAAACCCTGAGACAAATATTGTGGAACCCATAGAACGAGTCAACCAAATTTTAAGTGTAGATTTTTTCTGTTTGACAACGAGTTTGTACGATTATGTGATGTATCCAAATATCGAGCAGCATAGCGAAAAACTATATGCCGACCATCCATGTCATTCTTTAAGAAAGTTGCTTTGTGATGggtctttttattattctcGTGACTTTGATCTAACAAATACTTTGCAAGAAAGAGGATTAATAAGCAACATGGACTACATTGTGGAAAAATTTGAGGAAAGATATGTTTGGAATATTAATATGATTTCAGAAATGATACAATTTAGATCCAGGGTAACACCAAACGAAAAAGAGTTTTTGGACAAGGGTAAATTTATAACATTTGTCATTAGAGGATTTTGTAAAACAAAGCTGAGTGAGATTTCAGTGGATCCTGTTTGTGTAACGATTATAAGTAAACTATCTACTGAAAATAGGAGAAATTTATTTGGACTAAGTGGTATAGATCCGGGTGGTAATGTGTCGAATTTTGCAGAAACGGAAGTTATAGTATCCACGGAAGCTTACACATTTGCATACACGATGAACAGTGGCAATGTTCCCCTATCATGGGATGTATCAGAGGGTCAGATCTTGCATAACAAAAAGATCAAGCTAAATAAATCGCCAGAATACACTCAATCTGCATTCGACAAGCATTTTGATAGATTAATGTCCAAATACGGTGTTGTTAGTGTTGTAAATTTAGTCAAGCCCAAGAGTGACTCACAAGATATTTTAGGCCATGCATATAAGGAATGTGCGGATCATAAGGGACTAAGATTCACAAACGTGGAGTACTCATCGGATATCTTAACTAAATTTACTCATAAActactttattatttaaaacaggACATCTATGAGTTCGGTGCCCTAGTATACGATGTTAATAGAGGGATATACATAGGTAAGCAAACGGGTGTTATTCGTATCAGTGCGTTTAATTCAATTAAAAGACCATGTTTGGTTGAAAAGTGTGTCAGTGAAGAAGTTATTGAATTGGCGTTCAACGAGGTTGACGATGCAGAATTGCCAAATGACTTCCATACCATGTATGAAAGATTGTGGAAGGAGGCAATTTATTTCTTGAACCAAATATATAACCAGAGTGTGAAAAACTCGTCCAAATATCAAAGGCTGTACCACAGGTTGCTCAGTTCCACCTACAAAATTACACTATACGATCCGTTGCATACTTATATTctcaattatttaaaaacaagaaaagaGGAATTTCTTTACAATAAGGAAATTCGGATATTTGCGGGCACTTTTAATGTTGGTGGAAGAATATACAAGGGAGACTTGGACGAGTGGCTTTTCCCTAACATCACAACTGCTGATGAGATGTCTGATATTTATGCTATTGGTTTCGAGGAAGTTGTGGAGTTATCTCCTGGTCAAATGCTAATTACGGATCCATTTGTTAAACCGTTTTGggaaaaagatattttgaaaCATTTGAACAGTAGAAACTGTTCTGATAGCAACAAATATATCTCTCTTTGGAGTGGCCAACTGGGTGGTGTTTTATTAATGGTTTTCATCAGAGAAGATGAATCCATGAACGTGAGACACATCGAAGGCGATGTAAAGAAAACTGGGTTTGGCGGTATGTCAGCCAATAAGGGGGCTGTAGCTGTTAGTTTTTCTtattcaacaacaaaattttgttttattgttgCCCATTTGGCAGCAGGCTTGGATAATGTTGAGCAAAGACACAATGATTATAAAACAATCAACAAGAACATAAGGTTTGCTAGGGGTATTACAATTAAAGACCATGATGCCATTATATGGATGGGTGATTTTAACTACAGAATTTCCATGAGTAACGAGAGTACTAGAAAATTGGTCAGTGAGGGCAAATACAGcgttttatttgaaaaggaTCAACTAAATCAACAAATGATTGCAGGCGAGTCATTCCCCTATTTCAATGAAATGGAAATACGGTTCCCACCTACCTACAAGTTTGATCCAGGCACTTCTAATTACGATACcagtgaaaaaaatagaattcCAGCATGGACTGATCGTGTTTTGAGCCGGGGCGATATTCTACAGCAAAACTCCTACGGTTGTGCCGAAAATATTATGTTTTCAGACCACAGACCTGTTTATTCAACATTTACCTCCAAAGTTGTTATTGTAAATGAGGCATTAAAGACCAAACTAGCCGACGAAATTTATAGTAAATTACAGGTGGAATTAATCAATTTAAGCATTGATGAAAAATGGGCTCTCTTGCAAAATGCAGAAAATACAGAAACTTTGATTAATAATGAACataataatttgtatttaaaCGATGATGGGGGTAATTCAACTGATAATTTTATGGCCTCTTCATATTCTTTAAACGAAATGTTAGCTgctggtggtggtggtggtggtggtggtggcgGCGGCGGCGGTGTCAATGTTATAAGCAATGgcaccaataataaaaagtcCTCCAACACCACAAATATTGCACCTGGTGTCGGCGCCAATATGTCCACTTCGACGAGTATTGGTACTAAGAAAGGTAGTAAAAAATTACCACCCCCCAGTACAGATACTTGGAAATGGTGGATGGGTAATGGAAAACAATCAAGCATCATGTTTGATGTGGAttctaataaatatatgattAACCCCAAGAGAGGTATCAACCCTTTCGATCCAGAGGACGATAATgatcctttttttgtttcaagAATTGATGCTATGAAACCAGGCGAATATGGTAAGGATGAAGTATACTCCAATGGTAAACATGTTTCCATGCTTAATAATGGAGGTACTGCTAAAGAACATGCAGAAATAGGTTGTAGTGGTGATAATGACGAAGAAGGCAACAAGGACAACGAGAACGGTGGTGGTGATGGTGTAGAAAACTtaactaaaaatatagtTAATAATGTTAGAACTGAAGCTAGTATTGACGAAACAAATAGCGGGAAGGATAGAAGCACGCAAAACACGAATTGCAATGCTAATCAACATGAAGATGCATTAACTCAAatatgtaataataataatactaataatactaataataccaataataatattggtaCTCATACTTTAGATCCATATAAAAGTCAGAACACTTTTCTAATTAGATAG
- a CDS encoding uncharacterized protein (similar to Saccharomyces cerevisiae YIL001W | putative protein of unknown function) yields MSELARISDKSFNELCYACRVGDVENADKLISLGVPLNGVDMFDNSPLFLASLCGHENVVKLLLERGAVCDRDRHEGARCIYGALTDKIRSILLRHDLSRAFDLNQPFAKHISSLYIDDNDKSANTNLLFKDAGLSFGSVLTHSPPENQKHEHSHRYKLTKVNKFILVASSSYFSEKFKDAKNEIYFEIYPDLILREVDFLEATELFVKFLYLIPVLHLFEKRHLNILCIFAEKMKFPILKEYIEKLSFIVDPNFKHNLIVEYQKKITEDYRRNFLNFVENNIIKKCLTVDQDSFKDPSFASKIIAQVRNNSCAYPDIILSVKNTETKKITLYPAHRAMLSRSEYFKTMFTLPFCENNCYLFDNDYMLLSLSDPTVVDLPTEDIETAHAILKYLYYDNTDIPWEIAMRVLVTADFLLLDRLKTMAAVSITSHGNEFLKIYSLFDILYIAWEVRMERLEHFVAKTIADNLEKYQDLPSFHQAIENSAKRISKREDSDTIELIDDIMYYLLRKHDLTHEDLELLDFKDDLEFMQESGLYSYQKDVAIIEKVLSKLKLHSCIQTVDFNFPLSYNIH; encoded by the coding sequence ATGAGTGAATTAGCTAGAATTTCTGACAAGTCTTTTAATGAACTTTGCTACGCATGTAGAGTAGGCGACGTGGAAAATGCAGATAAACTAATTTCTTTGGGTGTTCCGCTAAACGGTGTTGATATGTTTGACAATAGCCCACTTTTTTTAGCAAGTTTATGTGGCCATGAAAATGTGGTGAAGCTACTACTAGAAAGAGGTGCTGTATGTGATCGAGATAGACATGAAGGTGCTCGTTGTATCTACGGTGCATTGACAGATAAAATTAGAAGTATATTATTGAGACATGATCTTTCAAGAGCATTTGACCTGAACCAGCCCTTTGCCAAACATATTTCAtcattatatatagatgATAATGACAAAAGTGCTAATACCaacttattatttaaagatGCGGGATTATCATTTGGAAGTGTCCTGACCCACTCTCCGCCAGAAAATCAAAAGCATGAGCACAGTCACAGATATAAGTTAACAAAGGTAAACAAGTTTATCTTAGTGGCCAGCTCGAGTTATTTTTCAGAAAAATTCAAGGACGCAAAAAATGagatatattttgaaatttacCCTGATTTAATACTAAGAGAAGTTGATTTCTTAGAGGCTACAGAattatttgtaaaatttttatatttgatacCAGTTCTGcatttatttgaaaaacgtcatttaaatatattatgtaTATTTGCCGAAAAAATGAAGTTTCCAATATTGAAGGAATACATTGAAAAGCTGTCATTTATTGTAGATCCTAACTTTAAACACAATTTGATAGTagaatatcaaaaaaagataacaGAAGACTACCGCAGgaattttctaaattttgttgaaaataatattataaaaaaatgccTGACTGTTGATCAAGATTCTTTTAAAGATCCGTCATTTGCTTCTAAGATAATAGCACAGGTTAGAAACAATTCCTGTGCCTATCCCGATATAATTTTGTCAGTTAAGAATACagaaacaaagaaaataactttatatCCTGCACATCGAGCCATGCTCAGTAGATctgaatattttaaaaccatGTTTACGTTGCCCTTTTGTGAAAACAATTGCTATCTCTTTGACAATGATTATATGTTATTATCTCTATCTGACCCGACTGTGGTTGACCTACCAACAGAAGATATAGAGACAGCACATGCTATTTTGAAATACTTATACTATGATAACACAGATATACCATGGGAAATAGCCATGCGTGTACTAGTGACCGCTGATTTTTTGCTACTTGATAGATTAAAAACTATGGCTGCAGTCTCGATTACATCACATGGcaatgaatttttaaaaatatactctttgtttgatattttatatattgcCTGGGAGGTTCGGATGGAGAGACTAGAACATTTCGTTGCTAAAACTATTGCCGacaatttggaaaaatacCAGGATTTGCCATCTTTCCACCAAGCCATTGAGAATAGTGCAAAAAGAATTAGTAAAAGAGAAGACAGTGATACAATTGAATTAATAGATGATATAATGTATTATTTACTAAGGAAACATGACTTAACTCACGAAGATTTAGAGTTACTAGATTTTAAGGACGATTTAGAGTTTATGCAAGAGTCAGGATTGTATAGCTACCAAAAAGATGTGgctattattgaaaaagttttatcaaaattaaaactacACTCATGTATTCAGACAGTTGATTTCAACTTTCCTCTATCATATAATATACACTAG
- the CMI7 gene encoding Cmi7p: MKKDTDPLEYEVSDFNPLMLADMLKNLNEGEEKATEMEKMLDKLELRIQGMVEELGLDKDASETSKNEEKILPGKK, translated from the coding sequence atgaaaaaagatacTGATCCATTGGAGTATGAGGTATCAGATTTTAATCCTTTGATGCTGGCAGACATGTTGAAGAATTTGAATGAGGGTGAAGAAAAAGCTACTGAAATGGAGAAAATGTTAGATAAATTAGAATTAAGAATTCAAGGGATGGTTGAGGAATTAGGATTAGATAAAGATGCTTCAGAAACATCCAAAAACGAAGAGAAGATATTGCcgggaaaaaaatag
- the WBP1 gene encoding dolichyl-diphosphooligosaccharide-protein glycotransferase (similar to Saccharomyces cerevisiae YEL002C | WBP1 | Wheat germ agglutinin-Binding Protein): MLLSFSSSIQIILASFLLLLSLADALSIHPLKTLVVYDNRLTDLQDYSKFFQNLQDRSYDFTFASINNDTDKIRLYSDEEKLYDNLIIFPIKTKRMSSEITPKKLLKYFEDGGDILTITSPNGLTDPVRLFLNELGIFPSPKQYHLIDVFQNEGSADPSSSVTIPVSETLNKFVYDSHDDTTETELIYQGSSALLNNNKFLVPVLQAPKTSINKRIDAKTNVVDANSEEWTIGSQGYVVVGFQNLKNSRCSWIGSDKFFSNEYFESNSKFVTELVKWTFKEKGVIKSLGFNHSHFDGRSYEEEPYKIKDDIVYDLYLSEWDGDKWVPYKSDDVQFELKMIDPYYRLTLEASDKVIDNISTVYTTGRFKLPDHHGVFTFLTDYKRPGLTFIEELDIKAIRHLAHTEYLRSYEITNAWVYLTSIYSVISLWIVFVALIIISARKTTSKPVSQTKKTQ; this comes from the coding sequence atgtTATTATCCTTTTCCTCCAGcattcaaataatattagcaagctttctattattattgagcTTGGCTGACGCTTTATCAATTCATCCATTAAAAACGTTAGTTGTGTATGATAACAGATTAACCGATTTACAAGATTATTCAAAGTTTTTCCAGAACTTGCAGGACCGTTCATATGACTTTACATTTGCTTCAATCAATAATGATACCGACAAGATAAGATTATATTCTGATGAAGAGAAATTATATGACAatcttattatttttccaatCAAAACAAAGAGAATGTCCAGTGAAATTACACCAAAGAAATTGttgaaatattttgaagATGGTGGTGATATTCTAACCATTACTAGTCCAAATGGATTAACCGATCCAGTTAGGTTATTTTTGAACGAACTAGGTATTTTCCCAAGTCCAAAACAATACCATTTGATTgatgtttttcaaaatgaGGGATCTGCCGATCCATCCTCCTCAGTGACAATTCCAGTTTCTGAAACTCTGAATAAATTTGTTTACGATTCTCATGATGATACTACAGAAACTGAGTTAATTTATCAAGGTTCCTCAGCTTTATTGAACAACAATAAGTTTTTGGTCCCGGTTTTACAAGCTCCCAAAACTTCAATTAACAAAAGAATCGATGCCAAAACTAATGTTGTGGATGCTAATTCTGAAGAATGGACTATTGGTTCTCAAGGCTATGTGGTTGTTGGGTTCCAAAACTTGAAAAATTCACGTTGTTCTTGGATTGGTAGCGACAAGTTTTTCAGCAACgaatattttgaaagcAATTCTAAGTTTGTTACTGAATTAGTTAAGTGGAcctttaaagaaaaaggggTTATCAAGAGCCTAGGCTTCAATCATTCTCATTTTGACGGTAGATCTTATGAAGAAGAACcatacaaaataaaagacGATATTGTTTACGACTTGTATTTGTCTGAATGGGATGGCGATAAATGGGTCCCATATAAGAGCGATGACGTTCAATTCGAATTGAAAATGATTGATCCATATTATCGTTTAACATTAGAGGCTAGTGATAAAGTCATTGACAATATTTCAACTGTTTACACTACTGGTAGATTCAAGTTACCAGATCATCACGGTGTTTTTACCTTTTTGACGGATTATAAAAGACCCGGACTAACCTTTATTGAAGAGCTCGATATTAAAGCTATTCGTCATTTGGCACACACTGAATATTTGAGGAGTTATGAAATTACTAATGCTTGGGTTTATTTAACATCTATTTATTCTGTTATTTCATTATggattgtttttgttgcttTAATTATCATCAGTGCCAGAAAAACAACTTCTAAGCCAGTTTCTCAAACCAAAAAAAcccaatga
- the YEA4 gene encoding Yea4p (similar to Saccharomyces cerevisiae YEL004W | YEA4 | uridine diphosphate-N-acetylglucosamine (UDP-GlcNAc) transporter), whose protein sequence is MSTEIFSVLASSVGFIFGGCCSNVFSLESLVKDAPASSNIGSFITFCQFCFIASQYITKVFYLDHKYQMVRMKDLNVPFKVYLVSVSLYFLGTLGNNSVFIFDISIPLHIVFRSSSTVITMIIGWLFAGKRYNKYQVLSAIILTIGVIITTLYKDDDLSLDELYSNSVNLLNPLTKAGKKSMIIDQSSPESVQPVFLEKYKFVCGVIILLSSSIMMSILSLYNEWTYKTYGKHWEENIFYTHLLSIPLFLITSSSSIFGSVKYLLSSKIATKRSWRISMFLGNLVTQNMCVKGVNKLASTTNALTVSVVLLLRKFISLILSIHFFGSTMSRTGYFGAGLVFLGAMMYALSSKSDFEDEEKEHQKELKESRKER, encoded by the coding sequence atgagtACCGAAATATTTTCCGTATTGGCTAGTTCGGTGGGGTTTATCTTTGGTGGATGTTGTTCAAATGTGTTTTCACTAGAATCTCTTGTAAAAGATGCACCTGCTTCCTCGAATATCGGTTCATTTATCACCTTTTGCCAATTTTGCTTTATAGCTTCGCAATATATTACgaaagttttttatttagacCATAAATATCAAATGGTAAGAATGAAAGATTTGAATGTGCCATTCAAAGTTTATTTGGTATCGGTATCTCTATATTTCCTCGGAACGTTGGGTAATAACAGTGTTTTcatatttgatatttcgATTCCATTGCATATTGTTTTTCGTAGTTCATCAACAGTTATCACCATGATTATTGGTTGGCTTTTCGCTGGTAAAAGATACAACAAATATCAAGTTTTATCTGCGATAATTCTAACAATTGGTGTGATTATTACCACATTGTATAAAGACGATGATTTATCACTAGACGAATTGTATTCGAACAgtgttaatttattaaatccaCTCACCAAGgctggaaaaaaaagcatgATTATTGATCAGTCTTCTCCTGAAAGTGTTCAGCCTGtgtttttagaaaaatataagttTGTTTGTGGTGTTATAATACTGTTATCATCTTCTATTATGATGTCTATATTATCTTTATACAATGAATGGACATACAAAACATATGGGAAGCACTGGGaggaaaatatattttatacgCATCTGCTATCAATTcccttatttttaatcacATCAAGTAGTTCTATTTTTGGAAGtgttaaatatttactCTCTAGTAAAATTGCTACCAAGAGAAGTTGGAGGATATCTATGTTTTTAGGGAATTTGGTGACACAAAATATGTGTGTTAAGGGTGTTAATAAATTAGCTAGTACTACTAATGCTTTAACTGTTTCAGTTGTTTTGTTACTAAGAAAGTTTATTAGTTTAATTTTAAGTATCCACTTTTTCGGAAGCACTATGTCTAGAACAGGATATTTTGGTGCGGGTTTAGTTTTCCTTGGTGCAATGATGTATGCATTGTCGTCAAAATCCGAttttgaagatgaagaaaagGAACATCAAAAAGAGTTAAAGGAAAGTAGAAAGGAAAGATGA
- the GIM4 gene encoding tubulin-binding prefolding complex subunit GIM4 (similar to Saccharomyces cerevisiae YEL003W | GIM4 | Gene Involved in Microtubule biogenesis), which produces MATDKESSDLKVLQAQYEEFKQEYRAVQNKLFQLQHEKEEYEVVLETLKKADPKRKCYRAVGNSLLETNAEKATPILKNRCLDLEKAVTTYKGELKTALKSLDDWKKNNKITDGR; this is translated from the coding sequence ATGGCTACTGATAAAGAAAGTTCAGATTTGAAGGTATTACAAGCTCAATACGAAGAGTTCAAACAAGAGTACAGAGCTGTTCAAAACAAATTGTTTCAATTACAAcatgaaaaagaagaatatGAAGTCGTTTTAGAAACACTAAAGAAAGCTGATCCCAAAAGAAAGTGTTACAGAGCAGTTGGGAATTCTCTTTTGGAAACTAATGCTGAGAAAGCCACaccaatattaaaaaatagatGTTTAGATTTAGAAAAAGCTGTGACAACATATAAAGGAGAATTAAAAACAGCTTTGAAATCGTTGGATGAttggaaaaagaataataaaataacagaTGGTCGTTAA
- the NOP16 gene encoding Nop16p (similar to Saccharomyces cerevisiae YER002W | NOP16 | NucleOlar Protein), translated as MGSVRKRKMARSSINKTSRRTKDKQRKVNIKGNPIIAKNWDYSKTLTQNYKRLGLVSKLDKPAGGQEADLSKVIRKNAVVKAVTIADEDSSDEEEEEEEDESMNDIKDEELNSDGEFDENKIPEGEARIQRDKDGQVLKVFYGKKKMFDIDQSVESLKATRGGGESTEVVKQLEEYSNRPIAPKIRKQSSREEEWIERLFKKHGDNYKKMAFDTKLNVNQQTEADLKKRIMKWKKKQGIN; from the coding sequence ATGGGATCCGttagaaagagaaagatgGCTAGATCATCCATCAATAAGACGTCCAGGAGAACTAAGGACAAGCAAAGAAAAGTTAATATTAAAGGAAATCCTATCATTGCAAAAAATTGGGATTATTCCAAAACATTAAcacaaaattataaaagatTAGGATTAGTATCTAAATTAGATAAGCCAGCTGGTGGACAGGAAGCAGATTTAAGCAAAGTAATTAGGAAGAATGCTGTTGTTAAGGCTGTTACCATTGCTGATGAAGATAGTtctgatgaagaagaagaagaagaagaagatgaaagTATGAATGATATAAAAGACGAAGAATTGAATAGTGATGGTGAATTtgatgaaaacaaaattccTGAGGGCGAGGCCAGAATTCAACGTGATAAAGATGGACAGGTGctaaaagttttttatGGCAAAAAGAAGATGTTTGATATTGACCAGAGCGTTGAAAGTTTGAAGGCAACTCGAGGAGGAGGAGAAAGCACGGAGGTAGTAAAACAATTGGAAGAGTATTCAAATAGACCTATAGCGCCAAAGATAAGAAAGCAAAGTAGCAGGGAGGAGGAGTGGATAGAAAggttatttaaaaaacatgGAGACAATTACAAGAAGATGGCTTTTGacacaaaattaaatgtcAATCAACAAACTGAAGCtgatttaaagaaaagaattatgaaatggaaaaaaaaacaaggtATCAATTGA
- the SGN1 gene encoding Sgn1p (similar to Saccharomyces cerevisiae YIR001C | SGN1 | Slower Growth on Non-fermentable carbon sources), producing the protein MSVPTTNLLHTKSNLLNNNSDNTQAEIDKRSIFVKNLNVNTSVEQLESYFTTVGYINRITIFNTLKTKKTHLVNAYIEFDSLEAKEKALFLHGSNVNGHVLHIYEKRSNKPKYLLSIEEENNNSNPKQKSKCNPNHKKTTKTIFHVSSYMEKN; encoded by the coding sequence ATGTCTGTCCCCACTACAAACCTTTTACATACTAAAAGCAATCTacttaataacaatagcgATAACACACAAGCCGAAATAGATAAAAGATCTATTTTTGTGAAGAATTTAAATGTTAACACCTCTGTAGAACAATTAGAATCTTATTTTACTACAGTTGGTTATATTAACAGGATAACCATTTTCAACACtttgaaaacaaagaaaactCATTTAGTTAATGCTTACATAGAATTTGACTCACTAGAGGCTAAAGAAAAGGCTTTATTTCTACACGGTTCAAATGTTAATGGCCACGTTCTACACATCTATGAAAAACGATCAAACAAAcccaaatatttattgtcaatagaagaggaaaataataattctaacCCTAAACAAAAGTCTAAATGTAATCcaaatcataaaaaaacaacaaaaacaatatttcaTGTATCATCCTATATGGAAAAAAACTGA